Proteins encoded within one genomic window of Methanothrix harundinacea 6Ac:
- a CDS encoding dolichyl-phosphate beta-glucosyltransferase: MSTTKICDETSVGIHMNSIIIPAYNEESRITAVLLHLSEEFPGQEIIVVCDGVDGTKDIVENLSIKNPNIQILNFKEKLGKGGAIIEGFRAANGEKIGFIDADESVNADEFKLMFDFDAEIDGVIASRRLKTSKILVKQPIKRRIASKCFNIFVRILFGLPFKDTQCGAKVFKREAILDIINDLETGGFEIDVEILWRLKNNGYIIIEYPITWKHSEGSKFNLNQSTSMLTSLLKMRFK; the protein is encoded by the coding sequence ATGAGTACAACCAAAATATGCGATGAAACCTCAGTCGGAATCCATATGAATTCGATAATCATACCCGCCTATAACGAGGAATCCCGAATTACGGCAGTCCTTCTTCACTTGTCTGAAGAATTTCCCGGACAAGAGATTATAGTAGTTTGCGATGGGGTAGATGGTACAAAGGATATTGTTGAGAACCTATCAATAAAGAATCCAAATATTCAAATCCTAAATTTTAAAGAAAAGCTTGGGAAAGGCGGAGCAATAATCGAGGGGTTTAGAGCTGCGAACGGCGAAAAAATCGGATTTATCGATGCGGACGAATCTGTAAATGCAGACGAATTTAAGCTTATGTTTGACTTTGATGCGGAAATCGACGGAGTAATTGCGTCGAGGAGGCTAAAAACTTCAAAAATATTAGTTAAACAACCGATTAAGAGGAGAATAGCAAGTAAATGCTTCAATATTTTTGTTAGAATTCTCTTTGGGCTGCCTTTCAAAGATACTCAGTGTGGAGCCAAGGTTTTCAAACGTGAGGCCATCTTAGATATAATAAACGATTTGGAAACCGGGGGGTTCGAGATAGATGTTGAGATTCTATGGAGGCTGAAAAATAATGGATATATAATAATAGAATATCCGATAACATGGAAGCACTCGGAAGGGTCAAAATTCAATTTAAATCAATCAACGAGCATGTTAACTTCTCTATTAAAAATGAGATTTAAATAA
- a CDS encoding glycosyltransferase — MKIGVDMLPLKTGSYTRGIGKYTFNLFSEIISIDTYNDYHFYNVPEKLCAYFRRENTTILERGPTVDDTKMLDVFIITSLMELGIKNVLRPSNLFCKTAIMFYDLIPVIFFEEYLDSVLEEFRIEYIRRLSFIKEFDMIYAISETTKRDLMDLLEIPEEKIRVIYAGLDKNYLISQSSTEKVLDIKHKYRIKDRFVMSTVGLDFRKNISGIFKAFTKIHYDLSLVVVCKLMPEEERSLRDIWSNLELPPNKLILTNYVPVDDLITLYDAAEVFLFPSLYEGFGLPVLEAMSRGCPVITSNISSIPEVCENAAIYVDPYKPDEIAKAIELILNKNKLKTKLIVLGSKQSTKFAWSRVALEVLEGFEALSCKPLHCRKHPRYKLAYFTPLNPLRSGISDYSEDLLPRLGNFVDIDIFVDTDYLPDNKNIKQLFNIYPFNKFDEMNNVSPYDLCVYQIGNSIYHNYMLDYLNKYPGISVLHDVTLCGLILPACSNKGVFDKNKFLEYVFTSYGYNRYSKIKNDFVTNNSLDPYERYPHDLSLNFSKIILDRSILTLVHNSFAKDFLSSQSSFSKVWKINMGFHLDDYDDEFRKSIKLKFNLIDKVIISAFGRIIFTKRIHVLLYAISRLIKDKKIYGIHLYLVGELYDNVKSQIETIINDENLGDFVTITGYVDEEEFNKYLKITDICVNLRYPSSGETSATLIKTLRYGIPVITTNYAQYKEYPDNCCWKVDLGDYEVELLSEYLLELVTNEEARKIMSKNAYEYARENNSMDRVVGQYLKAIDYAIKYKNIIER, encoded by the coding sequence TTGAAAATAGGTGTAGACATGTTACCGCTCAAGACGGGTTCTTACACAAGAGGAATTGGTAAGTATACATTCAATTTATTTAGTGAAATAATTAGTATTGATACATATAATGACTATCATTTCTACAACGTTCCTGAAAAATTATGTGCTTATTTTAGAAGAGAGAATACAACAATTTTAGAGCGGGGTCCCACTGTGGATGATACTAAAATGCTAGACGTATTTATTATTACAAGTTTAATGGAATTGGGAATAAAGAACGTCTTAAGACCATCTAATTTATTTTGTAAAACAGCAATTATGTTTTATGATTTGATACCAGTTATATTTTTTGAAGAATATCTCGACTCGGTATTAGAAGAGTTTCGTATCGAATATATTAGGAGATTATCTTTTATAAAAGAATTCGACATGATCTATGCGATCTCAGAAACTACAAAAAGAGATTTAATGGATTTACTGGAGATTCCTGAGGAAAAAATACGAGTAATATATGCAGGTTTAGATAAGAATTATTTAATTAGTCAATCTAGTACTGAAAAAGTACTAGATATCAAACACAAATATCGGATCAAAGATAGATTCGTTATGTCAACCGTGGGCTTAGATTTTAGGAAAAATATTTCCGGCATCTTCAAAGCCTTTACAAAAATTCATTATGATTTAAGCTTAGTAGTTGTTTGTAAGCTAATGCCAGAAGAAGAAAGATCTTTAAGAGATATATGGTCCAATTTAGAATTGCCACCAAATAAACTCATTTTGACTAATTATGTCCCAGTAGACGATTTGATTACACTATATGATGCAGCAGAAGTATTTTTATTTCCTTCGTTATATGAAGGGTTTGGACTTCCCGTTCTCGAGGCTATGTCAAGAGGATGTCCTGTTATCACCTCGAATATATCATCAATTCCTGAGGTTTGTGAGAATGCAGCTATCTATGTCGATCCTTATAAACCAGATGAGATCGCCAAAGCAATCGAATTAATATTAAATAAAAATAAACTTAAAACTAAATTAATAGTATTGGGTTCAAAACAATCAACGAAATTTGCCTGGAGTCGCGTGGCTTTAGAAGTACTTGAAGGGTTCGAAGCACTCAGTTGTAAGCCGCTACATTGTAGAAAACATCCAAGATATAAATTGGCATATTTTACACCTCTAAACCCTCTTCGATCAGGAATATCTGATTATTCAGAAGATCTGCTTCCACGTTTGGGTAATTTTGTAGATATAGATATATTTGTAGATACAGATTATCTGCCAGATAATAAAAATATTAAACAATTATTTAATATATATCCTTTCAATAAATTCGATGAAATGAATAACGTCAGTCCATACGACTTATGTGTGTATCAAATTGGTAATTCAATATATCATAATTATATGTTGGATTATCTTAATAAATATCCCGGCATTTCCGTCCTTCACGATGTGACACTTTGTGGACTTATTTTGCCTGCATGTAGCAATAAAGGCGTTTTTGATAAAAATAAGTTTTTAGAATATGTATTTACTAGTTACGGATACAATAGATATTCTAAAATTAAAAACGATTTCGTAACAAACAATTCGTTAGATCCATACGAGAGGTATCCGCATGATCTCTCACTCAATTTTTCAAAGATTATATTAGATCGGAGTATTTTAACACTTGTCCATAATAGCTTCGCTAAAGATTTCCTAAGTTCTCAATCAAGTTTTTCTAAAGTCTGGAAGATCAATATGGGATTCCATCTCGACGATTATGATGACGAATTTCGAAAAAGCATCAAACTAAAATTTAATCTAATTGATAAAGTAATAATATCTGCATTCGGTAGAATTATTTTTACAAAAAGGATTCATGTATTATTATATGCAATATCAAGATTGATCAAAGATAAAAAAATATATGGCATCCATCTATATCTCGTGGGAGAACTATATGATAACGTTAAGAGTCAAATAGAAACTATAATTAATGATGAAAATCTTGGAGATTTTGTGACGATTACAGGATATGTAGATGAAGAAGAATTTAATAAATATTTAAAAATTACCGATATTTGTGTGAATCTGAGGTATCCATCGTCTGGTGAGACTTCGGCCACCTTGATAAAAACGCTTCGTTACGGTATCCCCGTAATAACCACGAATTACGCTCAATATAAGGAGTACCCCGATAACTGCTGTTGGAAGGTAGACTTGGGCGATTATGAAGTTGAACTGCTATCTGAGTATCTCCTAGAGCTGGTTACCAATGAGGAAGCTAGAAAAATAATGAGCAAAAATGCGTATGAGTATGCCCGGGAAAATAATTCGATGGACCGGGTTGTTGGCCAATATCTGAAGGCAATTGACTATGCAATAAAATATAAAAATATAATAGAGCGTTAG
- a CDS encoding C1 family peptidase gives MREAVEAAGGDWAAIEEFLLSLSPEEREKVIESYPERIAEVEDIQRSIEESGANWTAGLNPIFLLPPEDRRRLLGGLSETDGNETAQNETTPRSEVDLESPGGTFPNSFDWRNAGGFDWTTPIRNQNPCGSCWAFAVCGALESRMKIAAGNPNLQPDLSEQEILSCSPGDCSGWYLSSTSDWMLCEGTVDESCYPYLASDTAPCRGSCPDRESRRYYITDWCWVGDGPGGTINDAPLDALKEEITCCGPVATYMEVYSDFWGYSGGIYKKTTGATFEGGHFVVIVGWGYDATNGWYLICKNSWGTGWGESGWFRIKWNEVRIEDETIAHQPSRAASVLFYEGHVPMYDFQLSSGYDEWGNILAGNGYFVQSTTETPVTSNMLNCYDVVIISNPTNSFSTSELAAIKEFVGRGRVIGSGDGSWPSDDAIYLQDNERMAIGYIDWLASGEGGGLFVLGERQLSNTVANQVANLFGLKFNYDIIYDPKRYDTETYWPILGPNDDVEVLASCSLDISKDASILARATSSGYASVSMPSWDWSGSDNDAYIGGESNVTPEELNPGTMDDHSDDPMPPEDLELGAAAGEGSPGGAGLSFTGPIGIAAVDFGRKGEDTIGVFRPSNQGWYLDYNNDAVPDAIISYGLNGDKPLAGDWNGDGKDTIGVFRPSNRGWYLDYNNDAIPDKVITYGLTGDQAVAGDWNGDGKDTIGVFRPSNQWWYLDYNNDAIPDATITYGLNGDQAVAGDWNGDGKDTIGVFRPSNQQWYLDHNNDAIPDQIITYGISGDLPVVGDWNGNGKDTIGVFRPSNQGWYLDYNNDAVPDKIIIYGLGGDLPVSGDWYKKYS, from the coding sequence ATGCGAGAGGCAGTGGAGGCGGCCGGGGGTGACTGGGCTGCCATCGAGGAGTTTCTCTTGAGCCTCTCCCCAGAGGAGAGGGAGAAGGTGATCGAGAGCTATCCCGAGCGAATTGCAGAGGTGGAGGATATTCAAAGATCGATTGAAGAGAGTGGTGCCAATTGGACCGCCGGTTTGAACCCCATATTTTTGCTGCCGCCTGAAGATAGACGGAGGCTCTTGGGAGGCCTTTCTGAGACCGACGGAAATGAGACCGCACAAAATGAGACCACACCAAGATCGGAGGTAGACCTAGAATCGCCGGGAGGGACCTTCCCGAATTCCTTCGATTGGAGAAATGCAGGAGGCTTTGACTGGACGACCCCGATCAGAAACCAGAACCCATGCGGGTCTTGCTGGGCCTTTGCCGTCTGCGGCGCTTTGGAGTCCCGAATGAAGATCGCTGCGGGCAACCCCAACCTCCAGCCCGACCTCTCAGAACAAGAGATCCTCTCCTGCTCTCCGGGCGATTGCAGCGGCTGGTATTTGAGCAGCACCTCCGACTGGATGTTATGTGAGGGGACGGTCGACGAGAGTTGCTACCCCTATCTGGCCAGCGACACCGCGCCGTGCCGCGGCAGCTGCCCAGATCGAGAGTCAAGGAGGTACTACATCACGGACTGGTGCTGGGTCGGTGACGGCCCTGGAGGCACTATCAATGACGCCCCCCTCGACGCGTTGAAAGAGGAGATAACGTGCTGCGGTCCGGTCGCAACTTACATGGAAGTATACAGCGACTTCTGGGGATATAGCGGTGGAATATACAAAAAGACCACAGGCGCCACCTTCGAAGGTGGACATTTTGTAGTCATAGTTGGCTGGGGCTATGATGCCACAAATGGCTGGTATTTGATATGCAAGAACTCCTGGGGAACTGGTTGGGGAGAGAGCGGCTGGTTCAGGATAAAATGGAATGAAGTGCGCATTGAAGACGAGACGATCGCTCACCAGCCCAGTAGGGCGGCGAGTGTCCTCTTCTACGAGGGACACGTTCCGATGTATGACTTCCAGCTCTCCAGTGGCTATGACGAGTGGGGAAACATCCTCGCAGGCAATGGGTACTTCGTCCAGAGCACCACGGAAACCCCGGTAACCTCGAATATGCTGAACTGCTACGATGTGGTTATAATCTCTAACCCCACGAACTCCTTCAGCACCTCCGAGCTTGCCGCTATAAAAGAGTTCGTCGGTCGCGGGCGTGTTATTGGTTCTGGGGACGGTAGCTGGCCCTCAGATGATGCGATTTATCTGCAAGATAATGAGAGGATGGCGATCGGGTACATCGACTGGCTCGCCTCAGGAGAAGGGGGCGGACTTTTCGTCTTAGGAGAACGTCAGCTTTCGAACACTGTAGCAAACCAGGTGGCGAACCTTTTCGGCCTGAAGTTCAACTACGATATAATCTACGATCCGAAGCGCTACGATACCGAAACCTACTGGCCAATTCTGGGGCCGAACGACGACGTCGAAGTCCTTGCCTCCTGCAGCCTCGATATCTCTAAGGATGCATCTATTTTGGCCAGGGCAACCTCGTCAGGTTACGCATCCGTATCTATGCCGTCCTGGGACTGGTCTGGCAGCGACAACGACGCCTATATCGGAGGAGAAAGCAACGTGACCCCTGAGGAGCTGAACCCAGGAACCATGGATGATCATTCGGACGACCCAATGCCACCTGAGGACCTCGAACTTGGAGCTGCGGCTGGAGAAGGGTCTCCAGGTGGCGCAGGCCTATCCTTCACCGGGCCCATCGGCATCGCTGCCGTTGACTTTGGGAGGAAGGGGGAGGACACCATTGGGGTCTTCAGACCCTCTAATCAGGGATGGTATCTGGATTACAACAACGATGCTGTTCCTGACGCGATTATCAGCTACGGTCTCAATGGGGATAAGCCACTTGCAGGCGATTGGAATGGAGATGGTAAGGACACAATTGGTGTTTTCAGGCCGTCCAATCGTGGATGGTATCTGGACTACAACAACGATGCTATTCCTGACAAGGTAATCACCTACGGACTTACTGGTGATCAGGCAGTTGCGGGCGATTGGAATGGAGATGGTAAGGACACAATTGGTGTATTCAGGCCGTCCAATCAGTGGTGGTATCTGGACTATAACAATGACGCGATTCCAGACGCCACAATTACCTACGGCCTTAATGGTGATCAGGCAGTTGCGGGCGATTGGAATGGAGATGGTAAGGACACTATTGGTGTTTTCAGGCCGTCCAATCAGCAGTGGTATCTGGATCACAACAACGATGCCATTCCTGACCAGATAATCACCTATGGAATCTCCGGCGATTTGCCTGTGGTGGGCGATTGGAACGGAAATGGTAAAGACACTATCGGGGTGTTCAGGCCTTCTAATCAGGGGTGGTATTTGGACTATAACAACGATGCTGTTCCTGATAAGATAATTATCTATGGGCTTGGTGGTGATTTGCCGGTTTCGGGCGATTGGTACAAAAAATATTCTTAA
- a CDS encoding class I SAM-dependent methyltransferase, with protein MNLDLYERMFSYEEGNWWYKGRRELITDMIRRVHPASSKAALRILDVGCGTGLNSKSFERFGHVSGLDMSEEALKFCKLRGRTDLIRGSADSLPVKDGTIDIVCALDVLEHIEDDFSAMQELNRVLKPGGFLVLTVPAFMFLWSSHDEVLHHKRRYTRKNLLQNLKISGFTINKSTYWNFFLFPAVASIRLIRKKKSASVVRDDIADLHNIINIFLIIILALENKLIRLGISFPVGVSIFCICKKA; from the coding sequence ATGAATTTGGATTTATATGAAAGAATGTTTTCTTATGAGGAAGGTAATTGGTGGTACAAAGGCAGAAGAGAGCTTATAACCGACATGATCCGCAGAGTTCATCCAGCTTCTTCGAAGGCAGCTTTAAGAATATTGGACGTGGGATGTGGTACAGGATTGAACTCCAAATCTTTTGAGCGATTTGGCCATGTAAGCGGCCTTGACATGTCGGAGGAGGCCCTTAAATTCTGCAAATTAAGGGGCAGGACCGACCTCATTAGAGGATCTGCTGACAGCCTTCCCGTTAAGGATGGTACTATTGATATCGTATGCGCCCTTGACGTTCTTGAGCATATCGAAGATGATTTTTCTGCCATGCAGGAACTTAATCGGGTTTTGAAGCCGGGTGGATTCTTGGTTCTGACAGTTCCTGCTTTTATGTTCCTTTGGAGCAGCCATGACGAGGTTTTGCATCATAAGAGGAGATATACTAGGAAAAATCTGTTACAAAACCTGAAAATTTCTGGATTCACCATAAATAAAAGCACATATTGGAACTTCTTTCTCTTCCCGGCGGTGGCTTCTATAAGATTAATCAGGAAAAAAAAGTCCGCATCGGTGGTAAGAGACGATATTGCGGATCTCCATAATATTATAAATATATTTTTAATCATTATTTTAGCATTAGAGAATAAGCTCATTAGACTAGGTATTTCGTTCCCTGTTGGAGTGAGCATTTTTTGTATATGCAAAAAAGCGTGA
- a CDS encoding EamA family transporter, giving the protein MFAITLLAICIFMGASGQICWKYGMSNMDRINDVNSLLQPETIQNILTNKYILLGLVLYACTFFLWLSAMSTLDVSFMYPMLSLAYILTALLAFYFLGEQISTLRWSGIILVVLGCILIMKS; this is encoded by the coding sequence ATGTTTGCCATTACGTTGTTGGCGATTTGTATATTTATGGGGGCCAGTGGCCAGATCTGCTGGAAGTACGGCATGTCGAATATGGATCGGATTAATGATGTCAATAGTCTTTTGCAGCCCGAGACCATCCAAAATATTCTCACTAACAAATATATATTACTGGGCTTGGTATTATATGCTTGCACTTTCTTCTTGTGGCTCAGTGCCATGTCAACTCTAGATGTCAGCTTTATGTATCCAATGTTGAGCTTGGCTTATATTTTAACTGCTTTGCTAGCCTTTTATTTCCTAGGCGAACAAATTAGTACACTGCGATGGTCTGGTATCATTCTGGTTGTTTTGGGATGCATATTGATCATGAAGAGTTGA